One stretch of Oncorhynchus clarkii lewisi isolate Uvic-CL-2024 chromosome 1, UVic_Ocla_1.0, whole genome shotgun sequence DNA includes these proteins:
- the LOC139409852 gene encoding eukaryotic translation initiation factor 3 subunit A-like isoform X5: protein MPAYFQRPENALKRANEFLEVGKKQPALDVLYDVIKSKKHRTWQKIHEPIMVKYLELCVDLRKSHLAKEGLYQYKNICQQVNIKSLEDVVRAYLKLAEEKTETAKGESQQMVLDIEDLDNIQTPESVLLSAVSGEDTQDRTDRLLLTPWVKFLWESYRQCLDLLRNNSKVERLYHDIAQQAFKFCLQYTRKAEFRKLCDNLRMHLGQIQRHHNQSTAINLNNPESQSMHLETRLVQLDSAIAMELWQEAFKAVEDIHGLFALSKKPPKPQLMANYYNKVSTVFWKSGNALFHACTLHRLYHLSREMRKNLTQEEMQRMSTRVLLATLSIPITPERTDIARLLDMDGIIVEKHRRLATLLGLQSPPTRQSLINDMVRFNLLQYIVPEVKELYNWLEMDFHPLKLSGRVAKVLNWVRDQSEKEADLQQYVPHLQSNTILRLLQQVAQIYQSIEFSRLASLVPFVDAFQLERSIVDAARHCDLQVRIDHTTRNLSFGSDLNYSTKEDSPVGPFLQNMPSAQIRNQLTAMSSSLAKAIQVIKPASMLQEREEQSHLAITAYLKNGRKEHQRILARRQTIEERKERLENLNIQREKEELEQREAELQKVRKAEEERLRQEAKEREKERIMQEHEQIKKKTVRERLEQIKKTELGAKAFKYFDIENLEDLDPDFIMSKQVEQLEKEKRELQDRLKNQEKKIDYFERAKRLEEIPLIKKAYEEQRVKDMELWELQEEERISNMKVEREKALEHKQRMSRMMQDKENFVGKITDARSFIYEEKLKQFQERLVEERTKRREERKIHRKEDRRNTFYRNKEEEAQRIHEEQLKKEREERERIEQEAREAEEAVYQERLAKLEEQERKQRARQQEIEERERRREEEMRAPARSEEKPRGEAKDWGAEKEEGGGGWRRRTEVESERRRPVPDNVTVQAKDWRAEGREDVGEDRDREPPFRRGGDGPRRGGDDDRGPPRRGFGDDDRPLRRGMDEDRPPRRTFGDDDRGPRRGGDEDRGPRRGFDDGPRRGFDDGPRRGMDESRGPRRGADDDTWGPRRGGDDERGGPRDDKPWKPAVRPGGGWREREKAREESWGPPREGGGRKEDEEGEREEREEKQESERFPERRPPREEGSGGGGAWRRPGADEAPKKSWRDSVRQEEPAREDRPPIRRERPDRRDDRDRPPPSREPEEGGSSWRRAGDDKREERKEERPTPPRPREGEREEDGEKSSWRSEKDKENAGRPKKTTDETDDDGWTTVARR from the exons ATGCCGGCATATTTCCAACGACCGGAGAATGCTCTCAAACGAGCAAATG AGTTCTTGGAGGTTGGCAAAAAGCAGCCAGCTTTGGATGTCTTGTACGATGTCATCAAGAGCAAAAAGCATCGAACATGGCAGAAGATCCACGAGCCCATCATGGTCAAGTACCTGGAGCTCTGTGTTGACCTGCGCAAGAGCCACCTGGCAAAGGAGGGTCTCTACCAGTACAAGAACATCTGCCAGCAG GTGAACATCAAATCCCTCGAGGATGTGGTCCGAGCCTACCTGAAGTTGGCCGAGGAGAAGACCGAGACCGCCAAGGGGGAGTCACAGCAGATGGTCCTGGACATTGAGGACCTTGACAACATCCAGACTCCTGAGag TGTACTTCTGAGTGCTGTGAGTGGTGAAGACACCCAGGATCGTACAGACCGTCTGCTGCTCACTCCTTGGGTGAAATTTCTGTGGGAATCCTACCGCCAATGCCTGGACCTGCTGCGTAACAACTCCAAGGTGGAGCGCCTATACCATGACATTGCCCAACAAG CTTTCAAGTTCTGCCTTCAGTACACCCGTAAGGCAGAGTTCCGGAAGCTGTGCGACAATCTACGCATGCATCTGGGTCAGATCCAGCGCCACCACAACCAGAGTACGGCCATCAACCTGAACAACCCTGAGAGCCAGTCTATGCACCTGGAGACACGCCTGGTGCAGCTGGACAGTGCCATCGCCATGGAGCTCTGGCAG GAAGCTTTCAAGGCTGTGGAAGACATCCATGGTCTCTTTGCCCTTTCCAAGAAGCCCCCCAAGCCTCAACTTATGGCCAACTACTACAACAAGGTGTCCACTGTGTTTTGGAAGTCTGGGAACGCCCTGTTCCACGCCTGCACCCTCCACCGCCTCTACCACCTCTCCAGGGAGATGCGCAAGAACCTCACCCAGGAGGAGATGCAGAG gaTGTCCACAAGGGTCCTCCTTGCCACCCTGTCCATTCCAATCACCCCGGAGCGCACGGACATCGCCCGCCTGTTGGACATGGATGGCATCATCGTGGAGAAACACAGAAGGCTGGCCACACTACTGGGCCTGCAGTCCCCACCGACCCGCCAGAGCCTCATCAATGACATG GTGAGGTTCAATTTGCTGCAGTACATTGTACCTGAGGTGAAGGAGCTGTACAATTGGCTGGAGATGGACTTCCACCCACTAAAGCTGAGCGGAAGAGTAGCAAAG GTGTTGAACTGGGTGAGAGACCAGTCGGAGAAAGAGGCGGACCTCCAGCAGTACGTTCCCCACCTGCAGAGTAACACCATCCTCCGGCTGCTGCAGCAG GTGGCGCAAATTTATCAGAGCATTGAGTTCAGCCGTCTGGCCTCCCTGGTTCCATTTGTGGATGCCTTCCAGTTGGAGCGCTCCATTGTGGATGCTGCCCGACACTGCGATCTGCAG GTTCGAATTGACCACACCACTCGAAACCTGAGCTTTGGTTCAGACCTGAACTACTCAACCAAAGAGGACTCTCCTGTGGGGCCGTTCCTGCAGAACATGCCCTCGGCGCAGATCCGGAACCAGCTGACAGCCATGTCGTCCTCCTTGGCCAAGGCGATCCAGGTCATAAAGCCTGCATCCATGCTG CAAGAGCGTGAGGAGCAAAGCCATCTGGCCATCACTGCCTACCTGAAGAATGGCCGCAAGGAGCACCAGCGCATCCTAGCCCGCCGGCAGACCATCGAGGAGCGCAAGGAGCGCCTAGAGAACCTCAACATCCAGCGGGAGAAGGAGGAGTTGGAACAACGCGAGGCGGAGCTGCAGAAGGTGCGCAAAGCGGAAGAGGAGCGCCTGCGCCAGGAGGCCAAGGAACGCGAGAAGGAGCGCATCATGCAGGAGCACGAGCAGATCAAGAAGAAGACGGTGCGCGAGCGGCTGGAGCAGATCAAGAAGACAGAGCTGGGAGCCAAGGCATTCAAATACTTCGATATAGAG AACCTTGAGGACCTGGACCCTGACTTCATCATGTCCAAGCAGGTAGAGCAGCTGGAGAAGGAGAAGCGAGAACTTCAAGACCGCCTGAAGAACCAGGAGAAAAAG ATTGACTACTTTGAGCGTGCCAAACGTCTGGAGGAGATCCCGTTGATCAAGAAGGCCTATGAGGAGCAGCGTGTCAAAGACATGGAGTTATGGGAGCtccaagaggaggagagg atCAGCAACATGAAGGTGGAGCGTGAGAAGGCCTTGGAGCACAAACAGAGGATGTCCAGAATGATGCAGGACAAGGAGAACTTTGTGGGCAAAATAACCGATGCTCGCAGCTTCATCTACGAG GAAAAACTGAAACAGTTCCAGGAGCGCCTGGTGGAGGAGAGGACGAAGCgtcgagaggagaggaagatccACCGCAAGGAGGACCGTCGCAACACCTTCTACCGCAATAAGGAGGAGGAGGCCCAGCGCATCCACGAGGAGCAGCTCAAGAAAG AGCGCGAGGAGCGTGAGCGCATCGAGCAGGAGGCGCGCGAGGCAGAGGAGGCAGTGTACCAGGAGCGCCTTGCCAAActggaggagcaggagaggaagcAGCGCGCCCGGCAGCAGGAGATTGAGGAGCGCGAGCGCcgcagggaggaggagatgagggccccTGCTAGGTCTGAGGAGAAACCCAGAGGAGAAGCCAAG GACTGGGGCgctgagaaggaggagggaggaggaggatggaggaggcgCACCGAGGTTGAATCAGAGAGGCGTCGCCCCGTGCCTGATAA TGTCACCGTACAGGCTAA GGACTGGAGAGCCGAGGGCCGCGAGGATGTCGGCGAGGACAGAGACCGAGAGCCACCcttcaggagaggaggagacggccCTCGCCGTGGCGGAGACGATGACCGTGGACCCCCACGCAGGGGCTTCGGGGATGACGACCGCCCCCTGCGCAGAGGCATGGATGAGGACCGTCCACCAAGGAGAACCTTTGGGGATGATGACCGTGGTCCCAGAAGGGGAGGGGACGAGGACCGCGGTCCCCGCAGAGGCTTCGATGATGGCCCCAGGCGTGGTTTTGATGACGGCCCCCGCAGAGGCATGGATGAGTCCAGGGGCCCCAGACGCGGGGCTGATGATGACACCTGGGGccccaggagaggaggagatgacgaGAGGGGAGGGCCCCGTGACGACAAGCCATGGAAGCCTGCTGTCCGACCCG GTGGTGGCTGGCGTGAGAGGGAAAAGGCCCGCGAGGAGAGCTGGGGTCCACCCCGCGAAGGTGGTGGCCGCAAGGAGGACgaagagggcgagagggaggagagagaggaaaaacaggAGAGCGAACGCTTCCCAGAGCGCCGCCCACCCAG GGaggagggtagtggaggtggtggtgccTGGAGAAGGCCAGGTGCTGATGAGGCGCCAAAGAAAAGCTGGAGAGACTCTGTTCGTCAGGAAGAGCCTGCCCGCGAGGACCGCCCTCCTATCCGTCGAGAGCGACCTGATCGCAGAGATGACCGTGACCGCCCCCCACCCAGCAGAGAGCCTGAAGAAG GAGGCAGCTCCTGGCGCCGTGCAGGTGACGACAAGCGTGAGGAGCGTAAAGAGGAACGTCCGACTCCTCCCAGACCCAGAGAGGGCGAGCGTGAAGAGGACGGAGAGAAGAGCTCCTGGCGCTccgagaaagacaaagagaacgCTGGTCGCCCTAAGAAGACCACCGACGAGACCGACGATGACGGCTGGACCACTGTGGCCCGCCGCTGA
- the LOC139409852 gene encoding eukaryotic translation initiation factor 3 subunit A-like isoform X7: MPAYFQRPENALKRANEFLEVGKKQPALDVLYDVIKSKKHRTWQKIHEPIMVKYLELCVDLRKSHLAKEGLYQYKNICQQVNIKSLEDVVRAYLKLAEEKTETAKGESQQMVLDIEDLDNIQTPESVLLSAVSGEDTQDRTDRLLLTPWVKFLWESYRQCLDLLRNNSKVERLYHDIAQQAFKFCLQYTRKAEFRKLCDNLRMHLGQIQRHHNQSTAINLNNPESQSMHLETRLVQLDSAIAMELWQEAFKAVEDIHGLFALSKKPPKPQLMANYYNKVSTVFWKSGNALFHACTLHRLYHLSREMRKNLTQEEMQRMSTRVLLATLSIPITPERTDIARLLDMDGIIVEKHRRLATLLGLQSPPTRQSLINDMVRFNLLQYIVPEVKELYNWLEMDFHPLKLSGRVAKVLNWVRDQSEKEADLQQYVPHLQSNTILRLLQQVAQIYQSIEFSRLASLVPFVDAFQLERSIVDAARHCDLQVRIDHTTRNLSFGSDLNYSTKEDSPVGPFLQNMPSAQIRNQLTAMSSSLAKAIQVIKPASMLQEREEQSHLAITAYLKNGRKEHQRILARRQTIEERKERLENLNIQREKEELEQREAELQKVRKAEEERLRQEAKEREKERIMQEHEQIKKKTVRERLEQIKKTELGAKAFKYFDIENLEDLDPDFIMSKQVEQLEKEKRELQDRLKNQEKKIDYFERAKRLEEIPLIKKAYEEQRVKDMELWELQEEERISNMKVEREKALEHKQRMSRMMQDKENFVGKITDARSFIYEEKLKQFQERLVEERTKRREERKIHRKEDRRNTFYRNKEEEAQRIHEEQLKKEREERERIEQEAREAEEAVYQERLAKLEEQERKQRARQQEIEERERRREEEMRAPARSEEKPRGEAKDWGAEKEEGGGGWRRRTEVESERRRPVPDKDWRAEGREDVGEDRDREPPFRRGGDGPRRGGDDDRGPPRRGFGDDDRPLRRGMDEDRPPRRTFGDDDRGPRRGGDEDRGPRRGFDDGPRRGFDDGPRRGMDESRGPRRGADDDTWGPRRGGDDERGGPRDDKPWKPAVRPGGGWREREKAREESWGPPREGGGRKEDEEGEREEREEKQESERFPERRPPREEGSGGGGAWRRPGADEAPKKSWRDSVRQEEPAREDRPPIRRERPDRRDDRDRPPPSREPEEGGSSWRRAGDDKREERKEERPTPPRPREGEREEDGEKSSWRSEKDKENAGRPKKTTDETDDDGWTTVARR; encoded by the exons ATGCCGGCATATTTCCAACGACCGGAGAATGCTCTCAAACGAGCAAATG AGTTCTTGGAGGTTGGCAAAAAGCAGCCAGCTTTGGATGTCTTGTACGATGTCATCAAGAGCAAAAAGCATCGAACATGGCAGAAGATCCACGAGCCCATCATGGTCAAGTACCTGGAGCTCTGTGTTGACCTGCGCAAGAGCCACCTGGCAAAGGAGGGTCTCTACCAGTACAAGAACATCTGCCAGCAG GTGAACATCAAATCCCTCGAGGATGTGGTCCGAGCCTACCTGAAGTTGGCCGAGGAGAAGACCGAGACCGCCAAGGGGGAGTCACAGCAGATGGTCCTGGACATTGAGGACCTTGACAACATCCAGACTCCTGAGag TGTACTTCTGAGTGCTGTGAGTGGTGAAGACACCCAGGATCGTACAGACCGTCTGCTGCTCACTCCTTGGGTGAAATTTCTGTGGGAATCCTACCGCCAATGCCTGGACCTGCTGCGTAACAACTCCAAGGTGGAGCGCCTATACCATGACATTGCCCAACAAG CTTTCAAGTTCTGCCTTCAGTACACCCGTAAGGCAGAGTTCCGGAAGCTGTGCGACAATCTACGCATGCATCTGGGTCAGATCCAGCGCCACCACAACCAGAGTACGGCCATCAACCTGAACAACCCTGAGAGCCAGTCTATGCACCTGGAGACACGCCTGGTGCAGCTGGACAGTGCCATCGCCATGGAGCTCTGGCAG GAAGCTTTCAAGGCTGTGGAAGACATCCATGGTCTCTTTGCCCTTTCCAAGAAGCCCCCCAAGCCTCAACTTATGGCCAACTACTACAACAAGGTGTCCACTGTGTTTTGGAAGTCTGGGAACGCCCTGTTCCACGCCTGCACCCTCCACCGCCTCTACCACCTCTCCAGGGAGATGCGCAAGAACCTCACCCAGGAGGAGATGCAGAG gaTGTCCACAAGGGTCCTCCTTGCCACCCTGTCCATTCCAATCACCCCGGAGCGCACGGACATCGCCCGCCTGTTGGACATGGATGGCATCATCGTGGAGAAACACAGAAGGCTGGCCACACTACTGGGCCTGCAGTCCCCACCGACCCGCCAGAGCCTCATCAATGACATG GTGAGGTTCAATTTGCTGCAGTACATTGTACCTGAGGTGAAGGAGCTGTACAATTGGCTGGAGATGGACTTCCACCCACTAAAGCTGAGCGGAAGAGTAGCAAAG GTGTTGAACTGGGTGAGAGACCAGTCGGAGAAAGAGGCGGACCTCCAGCAGTACGTTCCCCACCTGCAGAGTAACACCATCCTCCGGCTGCTGCAGCAG GTGGCGCAAATTTATCAGAGCATTGAGTTCAGCCGTCTGGCCTCCCTGGTTCCATTTGTGGATGCCTTCCAGTTGGAGCGCTCCATTGTGGATGCTGCCCGACACTGCGATCTGCAG GTTCGAATTGACCACACCACTCGAAACCTGAGCTTTGGTTCAGACCTGAACTACTCAACCAAAGAGGACTCTCCTGTGGGGCCGTTCCTGCAGAACATGCCCTCGGCGCAGATCCGGAACCAGCTGACAGCCATGTCGTCCTCCTTGGCCAAGGCGATCCAGGTCATAAAGCCTGCATCCATGCTG CAAGAGCGTGAGGAGCAAAGCCATCTGGCCATCACTGCCTACCTGAAGAATGGCCGCAAGGAGCACCAGCGCATCCTAGCCCGCCGGCAGACCATCGAGGAGCGCAAGGAGCGCCTAGAGAACCTCAACATCCAGCGGGAGAAGGAGGAGTTGGAACAACGCGAGGCGGAGCTGCAGAAGGTGCGCAAAGCGGAAGAGGAGCGCCTGCGCCAGGAGGCCAAGGAACGCGAGAAGGAGCGCATCATGCAGGAGCACGAGCAGATCAAGAAGAAGACGGTGCGCGAGCGGCTGGAGCAGATCAAGAAGACAGAGCTGGGAGCCAAGGCATTCAAATACTTCGATATAGAG AACCTTGAGGACCTGGACCCTGACTTCATCATGTCCAAGCAGGTAGAGCAGCTGGAGAAGGAGAAGCGAGAACTTCAAGACCGCCTGAAGAACCAGGAGAAAAAG ATTGACTACTTTGAGCGTGCCAAACGTCTGGAGGAGATCCCGTTGATCAAGAAGGCCTATGAGGAGCAGCGTGTCAAAGACATGGAGTTATGGGAGCtccaagaggaggagagg atCAGCAACATGAAGGTGGAGCGTGAGAAGGCCTTGGAGCACAAACAGAGGATGTCCAGAATGATGCAGGACAAGGAGAACTTTGTGGGCAAAATAACCGATGCTCGCAGCTTCATCTACGAG GAAAAACTGAAACAGTTCCAGGAGCGCCTGGTGGAGGAGAGGACGAAGCgtcgagaggagaggaagatccACCGCAAGGAGGACCGTCGCAACACCTTCTACCGCAATAAGGAGGAGGAGGCCCAGCGCATCCACGAGGAGCAGCTCAAGAAAG AGCGCGAGGAGCGTGAGCGCATCGAGCAGGAGGCGCGCGAGGCAGAGGAGGCAGTGTACCAGGAGCGCCTTGCCAAActggaggagcaggagaggaagcAGCGCGCCCGGCAGCAGGAGATTGAGGAGCGCGAGCGCcgcagggaggaggagatgagggccccTGCTAGGTCTGAGGAGAAACCCAGAGGAGAAGCCAAG GACTGGGGCgctgagaaggaggagggaggaggaggatggaggaggcgCACCGAGGTTGAATCAGAGAGGCGTCGCCCCGTGCCTGATAA GGACTGGAGAGCCGAGGGCCGCGAGGATGTCGGCGAGGACAGAGACCGAGAGCCACCcttcaggagaggaggagacggccCTCGCCGTGGCGGAGACGATGACCGTGGACCCCCACGCAGGGGCTTCGGGGATGACGACCGCCCCCTGCGCAGAGGCATGGATGAGGACCGTCCACCAAGGAGAACCTTTGGGGATGATGACCGTGGTCCCAGAAGGGGAGGGGACGAGGACCGCGGTCCCCGCAGAGGCTTCGATGATGGCCCCAGGCGTGGTTTTGATGACGGCCCCCGCAGAGGCATGGATGAGTCCAGGGGCCCCAGACGCGGGGCTGATGATGACACCTGGGGccccaggagaggaggagatgacgaGAGGGGAGGGCCCCGTGACGACAAGCCATGGAAGCCTGCTGTCCGACCCG GTGGTGGCTGGCGTGAGAGGGAAAAGGCCCGCGAGGAGAGCTGGGGTCCACCCCGCGAAGGTGGTGGCCGCAAGGAGGACgaagagggcgagagggaggagagagaggaaaaacaggAGAGCGAACGCTTCCCAGAGCGCCGCCCACCCAG GGaggagggtagtggaggtggtggtgccTGGAGAAGGCCAGGTGCTGATGAGGCGCCAAAGAAAAGCTGGAGAGACTCTGTTCGTCAGGAAGAGCCTGCCCGCGAGGACCGCCCTCCTATCCGTCGAGAGCGACCTGATCGCAGAGATGACCGTGACCGCCCCCCACCCAGCAGAGAGCCTGAAGAAG GAGGCAGCTCCTGGCGCCGTGCAGGTGACGACAAGCGTGAGGAGCGTAAAGAGGAACGTCCGACTCCTCCCAGACCCAGAGAGGGCGAGCGTGAAGAGGACGGAGAGAAGAGCTCCTGGCGCTccgagaaagacaaagagaacgCTGGTCGCCCTAAGAAGACCACCGACGAGACCGACGATGACGGCTGGACCACTGTGGCCCGCCGCTGA